A genomic window from Dermacentor silvarum isolate Dsil-2018 chromosome 9, BIME_Dsil_1.4, whole genome shotgun sequence includes:
- the LOC119464503 gene encoding menin isoform X2 — MSMRAPRAALRSGLKTNMALGAGVKRHFPMRKVDDVVEFFRAQLESDNEPDLALLSIVIGYIENLLTFHRNVEPASGGDQRQPCFPVVEIGPIEALHAKFACQIKGSLDLSAIETDSPAGMRDLIKRVSDAIWSSLTRSYYKDRPHLQSLYSYLTGNKLDCFGVAFAVVAACQALGFPDVHLALSEDHAWVIFEEREETAEVTWHGKGNEDRRGQPIPQDKSWLYLNGHAIPCTRATEVAALVSAINPTITPTTDSTELVNLQQQLLWLLYDKGHLRNYPMALGNLGELEGLFPTPGRPPPQDLFAEAVHASRTYYQNHHVYPYTYLGGFLFRNGRLKEALRAWADAADVIRKFNYGREDEEIYKEFMEIANELVPQLVKLSSTGDSSLLQDPSCFAHLLRFYDGLCAWEEGSATPVLHIGWARPLVGTIAKFPASVRAAVSVHASTGDEEEEASEQKNHKDAPPSISKEHSKKSSETSSQDSLMADGKEPKEEDFLKSLENQLGQSNGPPHPDIVALAAACAENILNPDYLLGCGEPFSTKNGNNGKSGSRSSGDGGAATVTLSSQKMAGLKDLLLAEKLNTSAIQLQLTAQSQVQVVKRGQSNPAGGPHEATTRHSKRMRRE; from the exons ATGTCcatgcgcgcgccgcgcgcggcGTTGCGCAGCGGACTCAAAACAAACATGGCGCTCGGTGCTGGCGTGAAGCGTCATTTTCCGATGCGCAAAGTGGACGACGTTGTCGAGTTCTTTCGAGCGCAGCTCGAGAGCGACAACGAGCCGGACCTGGCGTTGCTGTCCATCGTGATCGGGTACATCGAGAACCTGCTGACATTCCATCGCAACGTGGAACCGGCGTCAGGCGGCGATCAGCGGCAACCGTGCTTCCCCGTTGTCGAGATCGGTCCCATTGAAGCGCTGCACGCCAAGTTCGCCTGTCAGATCAAGGGATCGCTCGACCTGAGCGCCATCGAGACGGACTCTCCGGCCGGTATGCGTGATCTCATCAAGCGAGTGTCGGACGCTATCTGGTCGTCGCTGACGAGGAGTTACTACAAGGATCGGCCTCACCTCCAGTCCCTCTACAGTTATCTCACCG GGAACAAGCTGGACTGCTTTGGTGTGGCCTTTGCTGTAGTCGCTGCTTGCCAGGCACTGGGGTTCCCGGATGTCCACCTGGCCCTGTCGGAGGACCACGCCTGGGTCATCTTTGAAGAGCGTGAAGAGACTGCTGAAGTCACCTGGCATG GCAAAGGCAATGAGGACAGGCGAGGCCAGCCCATACCGCAGGACAAGAGCTGGTTGTACCTCAACGGCCACGCCATCCCGTGCACGCGGGCGACCGAGGTGGCCGCGCTCGTCTCCGCGATCAACCCCACCATCACGCCCACCACAGACAGCACGGAGCTTGTCAACCTCCAACAG CAACTGCTGTGGCTCCTGTATGACAAGGGCCACCTCCGGAATTACCCGATGGCACTGGGGAACCTCGGAGAGCTCGAAGGCCTGTTTCCAACGCCAGGTCGGCCCCCGCCACAGGACCTGTTTGCGGAAGCTGTCCATGCGTCGCGTACATACTACCAGAACCATCATGTCTACCCTTACACCTACCTGGGCGGCTTCCTGTTCCGCAACGGGCGCCTcaaggaggcgttgcgggcatgGGCAGATGCTGCTGATGTTATTCGAAA GTTCAACTACGGCCGTGAGGACGAGGAAATCTACAAGGAGTTCATGGAAATCGCCAACGAGCTGGTACCGCAGCTGGTCAAGCTCAGCAGCACGGGGGACAGCTCGCTTCTGCAGGATCCGAGCTGCTTCGCACACTTGCTGCGCTTCTATGACGGCCTGTGTGCATGGGAAGAAG GTTCTGCCACACCCGTGCTCCACATTGGCTGGGCGCGACCACTTGTCGGGACCATCGCCAAATTTCCGGCGTCGGTGAGGGCAGCGGTGTCGGTGCATGCCTCGACGGgagacgaggaagaggaagcTTCGGAGCAAAAGAACCACAAAGATGCACCACCTTCAATCTCTAAAGAACACTCCAAAAAAAGCAGCGAGACATCATCGCAGGACAGCCTT ATGGCTGATGGCAAGGAGCCCAAGGAGGAGGACTTCCTCAAGAGCCTGGAGAACCAGCTGGGCCAGAGCAATGGCCCGCCGCACCCCGACATTGTCGCCCTGGCTGCGGCATGCGCCGAGAACATCCTCAACCCCGACTACCTCTTGGGCTGTGGGGAGCCCTTCTCAACCAAAAACGGCAACAATGGG aAGTCGGGCAGCCGGAGTAGCGGCGATGGTGGTGCGGCGACAGTCACGCTGTCGAGTCAAAAGATGGCAGGCCTCAAGGATCTTCTTCTCGCAGAGAAGCTGAACACCTCGGCGATTCAGCTGCAGCTGACGGCTCAGTCACAGGTCCAAGTCGTCAAACGGGGCCAATCCAATCCAGCTGGCGGGCCCCACGAAGCGACAACGCGACACTCCAAGAGGATGCGCCGGGAATAG
- the LOC119464503 gene encoding menin isoform X1: MSMRAPRAALRSGLKTNMALGAGVKRHFPMRKVDDVVEFFRAQLESDNEPDLALLSIVIGYIENLLTFHRNVEPASGGDQRQPCFPVVEIGPIEALHAKFACQIKGSLDLSAIETDSPAGMRDLIKRVSDAIWSSLTRSYYKDRPHLQSLYSYLTGNKLDCFGVAFAVVAACQALGFPDVHLALSEDHAWVIFEEREETAEVTWHGKGNEDRRGQPIPQDKSWLYLNGHAIPCTRATEVAALVSAINPTITPTTDSTELVNLQQQLLWLLYDKGHLRNYPMALGNLGELEGLFPTPGRPPPQDLFAEAVHASRTYYQNHHVYPYTYLGGFLFRNGRLKEALRAWADAADVIRKFNYGREDEEIYKEFMEIANELVPQLVKLSSTGDSSLLQDPSCFAHLLRFYDGLCAWEEGSATPVLHIGWARPLVGTIAKFPASVRAAVSVHASTGDEEEEASEQKNHKDAPPSISKEHSKKSSETSSQDSLMADGKEPKEEDFLKSLENQLGQSNGPPHPDIVALAAACAENILNPDYLLGCGEPFSTKNGNNGLSALKASESDFMVGDLFDPKVNGHASTDDLIRAVQQEANNNNSFSFDDDDLDLDEAKAVLTAKPEKSGSRSSGDGGAATVTLSSQKMAGLKDLLLAEKLNTSAIQLQLTAQSQVQVVKRGQSNPAGGPHEATTRHSKRMRRE; this comes from the exons ATGTCcatgcgcgcgccgcgcgcggcGTTGCGCAGCGGACTCAAAACAAACATGGCGCTCGGTGCTGGCGTGAAGCGTCATTTTCCGATGCGCAAAGTGGACGACGTTGTCGAGTTCTTTCGAGCGCAGCTCGAGAGCGACAACGAGCCGGACCTGGCGTTGCTGTCCATCGTGATCGGGTACATCGAGAACCTGCTGACATTCCATCGCAACGTGGAACCGGCGTCAGGCGGCGATCAGCGGCAACCGTGCTTCCCCGTTGTCGAGATCGGTCCCATTGAAGCGCTGCACGCCAAGTTCGCCTGTCAGATCAAGGGATCGCTCGACCTGAGCGCCATCGAGACGGACTCTCCGGCCGGTATGCGTGATCTCATCAAGCGAGTGTCGGACGCTATCTGGTCGTCGCTGACGAGGAGTTACTACAAGGATCGGCCTCACCTCCAGTCCCTCTACAGTTATCTCACCG GGAACAAGCTGGACTGCTTTGGTGTGGCCTTTGCTGTAGTCGCTGCTTGCCAGGCACTGGGGTTCCCGGATGTCCACCTGGCCCTGTCGGAGGACCACGCCTGGGTCATCTTTGAAGAGCGTGAAGAGACTGCTGAAGTCACCTGGCATG GCAAAGGCAATGAGGACAGGCGAGGCCAGCCCATACCGCAGGACAAGAGCTGGTTGTACCTCAACGGCCACGCCATCCCGTGCACGCGGGCGACCGAGGTGGCCGCGCTCGTCTCCGCGATCAACCCCACCATCACGCCCACCACAGACAGCACGGAGCTTGTCAACCTCCAACAG CAACTGCTGTGGCTCCTGTATGACAAGGGCCACCTCCGGAATTACCCGATGGCACTGGGGAACCTCGGAGAGCTCGAAGGCCTGTTTCCAACGCCAGGTCGGCCCCCGCCACAGGACCTGTTTGCGGAAGCTGTCCATGCGTCGCGTACATACTACCAGAACCATCATGTCTACCCTTACACCTACCTGGGCGGCTTCCTGTTCCGCAACGGGCGCCTcaaggaggcgttgcgggcatgGGCAGATGCTGCTGATGTTATTCGAAA GTTCAACTACGGCCGTGAGGACGAGGAAATCTACAAGGAGTTCATGGAAATCGCCAACGAGCTGGTACCGCAGCTGGTCAAGCTCAGCAGCACGGGGGACAGCTCGCTTCTGCAGGATCCGAGCTGCTTCGCACACTTGCTGCGCTTCTATGACGGCCTGTGTGCATGGGAAGAAG GTTCTGCCACACCCGTGCTCCACATTGGCTGGGCGCGACCACTTGTCGGGACCATCGCCAAATTTCCGGCGTCGGTGAGGGCAGCGGTGTCGGTGCATGCCTCGACGGgagacgaggaagaggaagcTTCGGAGCAAAAGAACCACAAAGATGCACCACCTTCAATCTCTAAAGAACACTCCAAAAAAAGCAGCGAGACATCATCGCAGGACAGCCTT ATGGCTGATGGCAAGGAGCCCAAGGAGGAGGACTTCCTCAAGAGCCTGGAGAACCAGCTGGGCCAGAGCAATGGCCCGCCGCACCCCGACATTGTCGCCCTGGCTGCGGCATGCGCCGAGAACATCCTCAACCCCGACTACCTCTTGGGCTGTGGGGAGCCCTTCTCAACCAAAAACGGCAACAATGGG CTTTCCGCCCTGAAGGCCTCAGAGTCGGACTTTATGGTTGGCGACCTCTTTGACCCCAAGGTCAATGGCCACGCGAGCACCGATGACCTCATTCGGGCTGTGCAGCAGgaggccaacaacaacaacagcttcAGCTTCGACGATGACGACCTAGATCTGGATGAGGCAAAGGCAGTGCTGACTGCGAAGCCGGAG aAGTCGGGCAGCCGGAGTAGCGGCGATGGTGGTGCGGCGACAGTCACGCTGTCGAGTCAAAAGATGGCAGGCCTCAAGGATCTTCTTCTCGCAGAGAAGCTGAACACCTCGGCGATTCAGCTGCAGCTGACGGCTCAGTCACAGGTCCAAGTCGTCAAACGGGGCCAATCCAATCCAGCTGGCGGGCCCCACGAAGCGACAACGCGACACTCCAAGAGGATGCGCCGGGAATAG